In a genomic window of Streptomyces sp. NBC_01231:
- a CDS encoding ABC transporter permease: protein MPFVNWLKRHLVVIAGLVTLGYLLLPNVVVTVFSFNKPKGRFNYTWQQFSTDAWKDPCGVADMCGSLSISLQIAFWATVGATVLGTMIAFALVRYRFRARGTVNSLIFLPMAMPEVVMAASLLTLFLNLGAQLGFWTILIAHIMFCLSFVVVAVKARVMSMDPRLEEAARDLYASPTQTFLRVTLPIAAPGIAAGALLSFALSFDDFIITNFNAGSTVTFPMFVWGSAQRGTPVQINVIGTAMFLVAVLLVLASMVVGNRRNRQKA, encoded by the coding sequence ATGCCCTTCGTCAACTGGCTCAAGCGCCATCTCGTCGTCATCGCCGGACTGGTGACACTCGGATATCTCCTGCTGCCCAACGTCGTCGTCACGGTGTTCTCCTTCAACAAACCGAAGGGGCGCTTCAACTACACCTGGCAGCAGTTCTCCACGGACGCGTGGAAGGACCCGTGCGGGGTCGCCGACATGTGCGGCTCCCTGTCGATCAGCCTCCAGATCGCCTTCTGGGCGACGGTCGGTGCCACCGTCCTCGGCACCATGATCGCCTTCGCGCTGGTCCGCTACCGCTTCCGCGCGCGGGGCACGGTCAACTCGCTGATCTTCCTGCCCATGGCCATGCCCGAGGTCGTCATGGCGGCCTCGCTGCTGACCCTGTTCCTCAACCTGGGTGCGCAACTGGGATTCTGGACGATCCTGATCGCGCACATCATGTTCTGCCTCAGCTTCGTCGTCGTCGCCGTCAAGGCGCGCGTGATGTCGATGGACCCGCGCCTGGAGGAGGCGGCCCGGGACCTGTACGCCAGTCCCACGCAGACCTTCCTGCGGGTCACCCTGCCCATCGCGGCGCCCGGGATCGCGGCGGGCGCGCTGCTGTCCTTCGCGCTCTCCTTCGACGATTTCATCATCACCAACTTCAACGCGGGTTCGACCGTCACCTTCCCCATGTTCGTCTGGGGCTCGGCACAGCGCGGAACTCCCGTTCAGATCAATGTCATCGGTACGGCCATGTTCCTCGTCGCCGTGTTGCTCGTCCTGGCCTCGATGGTCGTCGGCAATCGCCGCAACAGGCAGAAGGCATAA
- a CDS encoding FAD-binding oxidoreductase, with protein sequence MAPGAMSRWTKALSEVQPVPFWLDDPGKPHPEPALTGVETCDLLVVGGGYSGLWTALLAKERDPERDVVLLEGREVGWAASGRNGGFCAASLTHGLSNGLTRWPDEIHKLQELGARNLDAIEKAVARHDLDCDFERTGEIDVATETYQARELRDWYEEMERAGLADGVEFLDAEAVREQVASPTFQAGLHDRRGVALLHPAKLAWNLKRACVRLGVRVHEHTPALTLKPDGAGMAVRTPYGQVRARKVALGTNVFPSLVRRVRAYTVPVYDYALMTEPLTAGQLASIGWKNRQGLGDSANQFHYFRLSADNRVLWGGYDAIYPYGGRVRAEYDDRPETYAKLAGHFFTCFPQLEDVRFTHAWGGAIDTCSRFSAFYGTAHDGKVAYAAGYTGLGVGATRFGADVMLDLLAGESTERTSLAMVRRKPLPFPPEPFAWTGIALTKWSLARADAHDGRRNLWLRTMDRLGLGFDS encoded by the coding sequence ATGGCCCCAGGCGCCATGAGCCGTTGGACCAAGGCACTGTCCGAAGTCCAGCCGGTCCCGTTCTGGCTGGACGACCCCGGCAAGCCCCACCCCGAGCCCGCCCTCACCGGCGTCGAGACCTGCGACCTCCTGGTCGTCGGCGGCGGCTACAGCGGACTGTGGACCGCGCTCCTCGCCAAGGAACGTGACCCCGAGCGGGATGTCGTGCTGCTGGAAGGCCGCGAGGTGGGCTGGGCCGCCTCCGGCCGCAACGGAGGCTTCTGCGCCGCCTCCCTCACCCACGGCCTGTCCAACGGACTGACCCGCTGGCCGGACGAGATCCACAAGCTCCAGGAACTGGGCGCCCGCAACCTCGACGCGATCGAGAAGGCGGTCGCCCGGCACGACCTCGACTGCGACTTCGAGCGCACCGGCGAGATCGACGTGGCGACCGAGACGTACCAGGCGCGGGAACTGCGCGACTGGTACGAGGAGATGGAGCGCGCGGGTCTCGCCGACGGCGTGGAGTTCCTGGACGCGGAGGCGGTACGGGAACAGGTGGCCTCACCGACCTTCCAGGCGGGCCTCCACGACCGCCGGGGCGTGGCCCTGCTCCACCCGGCGAAACTCGCCTGGAACCTGAAGCGGGCATGCGTCCGACTCGGCGTCCGCGTGCACGAGCACACCCCCGCCCTCACCCTGAAGCCGGACGGTGCCGGGATGGCCGTACGCACTCCGTACGGCCAGGTCCGCGCCCGCAAGGTCGCGCTCGGCACGAACGTCTTCCCCAGCCTGGTCAGACGCGTGCGGGCGTACACGGTCCCGGTCTACGACTACGCGCTGATGACCGAGCCCCTGACCGCCGGCCAACTGGCCTCGATCGGCTGGAAGAACAGACAGGGGCTGGGGGACAGCGCCAACCAGTTCCACTACTTCAGGCTGTCGGCGGACAACCGCGTCCTGTGGGGCGGCTACGACGCGATCTACCCGTACGGCGGCCGGGTGCGCGCCGAGTACGACGACCGTCCGGAGACCTACGCCAAGCTCGCCGGGCACTTCTTCACCTGCTTCCCGCAGCTGGAGGACGTCCGCTTCACCCACGCGTGGGGCGGCGCGATCGACACCTGCTCGCGCTTCTCGGCGTTCTACGGCACGGCCCATGACGGGAAGGTGGCGTACGCGGCGGGCTACACGGGCCTCGGGGTCGGGGCCACCCGGTTCGGCGCCGACGTGATGCTGGACCTGCTGGCGGGGGAGTCCACGGAACGCACCTCGCTCGCCATGGTCCGCAGGAAACCGCTGCCGTTCCCGCCGGAGCCCTTCGCCTGGACGGGCATCGCCCTCACCAAGTGGTCGCTGGCCCGGGCGGACGCGCACGACGGCCGGCGCAACCTGTGGCTGCGGACGATGGACCGCCTGGGCCTGGGCTTCGACAGCTGA
- a CDS encoding bifunctional DNA primase/polymerase: MTGAKTALEWLASAAPDPGACRREWERSPLGIALLPAGKAWDVVILPDELGCPTLDVVTRVLDRPGPVLVDVDHARMGFLVPPGTAAGWLGTGIRTAGAGTWIVVPYPGRSTGTVRWLIPPDGLGTLTDLALLELAMHEAAADLARERRN; the protein is encoded by the coding sequence ATGACTGGGGCGAAGACGGCGCTGGAGTGGCTCGCATCCGCCGCACCCGACCCCGGGGCCTGTCGCCGGGAGTGGGAGCGCAGCCCGCTGGGGATCGCGCTCCTGCCCGCCGGCAAGGCCTGGGACGTGGTGATCCTGCCGGACGAACTCGGCTGTCCCACCCTCGACGTGGTCACCCGCGTCCTCGACCGGCCCGGCCCGGTGCTCGTCGACGTCGACCATGCCCGGATGGGATTCCTCGTCCCGCCGGGCACCGCGGCCGGCTGGCTCGGCACGGGCATCCGTACGGCGGGCGCCGGCACCTGGATCGTCGTGCCGTACCCGGGGCGCTCCACCGGCACGGTCCGCTGGCTGATTCCCCCCGACGGCTTGGGCACCCTCACCGACCTGGCTCTCCTCGAACTGGCCATGCACGAGGCGGCGGCGGACCTGGCGAGGGAAAGGAGAAACTAG
- a CDS encoding phosphatase PAP2 family protein has translation MRDTPRPRETAGEFRLRPPQLRPGRALAHTTGASGSGSPHRSDSRSPQTPRGARPSDPIGRPGTTPPVPGRPASFLLLGIPGLSALLFALITWQVAADGPLVRVDERVSRALVHPDRFSELLADLGNVQVAVPVLVITLVLVARLARRAGTDRWWLPATAAALLMALAPALIVPLKELVDRPGTPAVPPGTGYFPSGHTATAALAYGSATLLLLPWLRTHARRALLAVCALLVLGVSFGLVRRGYHWPLDVVASWCLCAVLLSSLWLFLGRRTPAGRGADRHVEDRP, from the coding sequence ATGAGAGATACACCCCGTCCGCGGGAAACCGCGGGCGAGTTCAGGTTGAGGCCTCCCCAGCTTCGACCTGGTCGTGCCCTCGCGCACACAACCGGGGCCTCTGGCTCCGGATCTCCTCACCGATCGGACAGTCGCTCGCCCCAAACCCCCCGGGGCGCGCGACCATCCGATCCGATCGGCCGCCCCGGAACCACCCCCCCTGTTCCGGGGCGGCCGGCCTCCTTCCTCCTTCTCGGGATTCCGGGGCTTTCGGCCCTTCTCTTCGCGCTGATCACCTGGCAGGTCGCCGCCGACGGCCCGCTGGTGCGCGTGGACGAGCGCGTCAGCCGCGCCCTGGTCCACCCGGACCGCTTCTCGGAACTCCTCGCCGACCTGGGCAACGTCCAGGTCGCGGTCCCGGTCCTGGTCATCACCCTGGTCCTTGTCGCCCGGCTCGCCCGCCGCGCCGGTACAGACCGCTGGTGGCTCCCGGCCACCGCCGCCGCCCTCCTGATGGCCCTGGCCCCGGCCCTGATCGTCCCGCTGAAGGAACTCGTCGACCGCCCGGGCACCCCGGCCGTACCCCCCGGCACCGGCTACTTCCCGTCCGGCCACACCGCCACGGCCGCCCTCGCCTACGGCTCCGCGACCCTGCTCCTGCTGCCCTGGCTGCGCACCCACGCCCGCCGCGCCCTCCTCGCCGTCTGCGCGCTGCTCGTCCTGGGTGTCTCCTTCGGCCTGGTCCGCCGCGGCTACCACTGGCCCCTGGATGTCGTGGCCAGTTGGTGTCTGTGTGCGGTGCTGCTCTCGTCGCTGTGGCTGTTCCTCGGGCGGAGGACGCCCGCCGGTCGAGGCGCGGACCGCCACGTCGAGGACAGGCCCTAG
- the gabT gene encoding 4-aminobutyrate--2-oxoglutarate transaminase encodes MTALPQERRVVTAIPGPKSQELQARRTAAVAAGVGSVLPVFTARAGGGIIEDVDGNRLIDFGSGIAVTSVGASAEAVVRRASAQLADFTHTCFMVTPYEGYVEVAEALAELTPGDHAKKSALFNSGAEAVENAVKIARAHTKRQAVVVFDHGYHGRTNLTMALTSKNMPYKHGFGPFAPEVYRVPVAYGYRWPTGPENAGPEAAAQAIDQITKQVGPDNVAAIIIEPLLGEGGFIEPAKGFLPAISRFAADNGIVFVADEIQSGFCRTGQWFACEDEGIVPDLITTAKGIAGGLPLAAVTGRAEIMDAAHAGGLGGTYGGNPVACAGALGAIETMKELDLNARAKAIETTMKARLGAMAEKFDIIGDIRGRGAMIAIELVEDRTTKEPNPSATAALAKACHQEGLLVLTCGTYGNVLRFLPPLVIGEDLLNEGLDIIEQAFARI; translated from the coding sequence ATGACCGCACTTCCGCAGGAGCGCCGCGTCGTCACCGCCATCCCCGGCCCGAAGTCGCAGGAGTTGCAGGCCCGCCGTACCGCCGCGGTCGCGGCCGGTGTGGGCTCCGTGCTGCCCGTGTTCACCGCGCGCGCGGGCGGCGGGATCATCGAGGACGTCGACGGCAACCGTCTGATCGACTTCGGTTCCGGCATCGCGGTCACCTCTGTCGGCGCCTCCGCCGAGGCCGTCGTACGCCGGGCCTCCGCCCAGCTCGCCGACTTCACCCACACCTGTTTCATGGTCACCCCGTACGAGGGCTACGTGGAGGTCGCCGAGGCCCTCGCCGAGCTGACGCCGGGTGACCACGCCAAGAAGAGCGCCCTGTTCAACAGTGGCGCCGAGGCCGTCGAGAACGCGGTCAAGATCGCCCGCGCGCACACCAAGCGCCAGGCGGTCGTCGTCTTCGACCACGGCTACCACGGCCGTACGAACCTCACCATGGCGCTGACCTCGAAGAACATGCCGTACAAGCACGGCTTCGGCCCGTTCGCGCCCGAGGTGTACCGGGTGCCGGTGGCCTACGGCTACCGCTGGCCGACCGGTCCGGAGAACGCGGGCCCGGAGGCCGCCGCGCAGGCCATCGACCAGATCACCAAGCAGGTCGGTCCGGACAACGTGGCCGCGATCATCATCGAGCCGCTGCTCGGCGAGGGTGGCTTCATCGAGCCGGCGAAGGGCTTCCTGCCCGCCATCAGCAGGTTCGCCGCCGACAACGGCATCGTCTTCGTCGCCGACGAGATCCAGTCCGGGTTCTGCCGCACCGGCCAGTGGTTCGCCTGCGAGGACGAGGGCATCGTCCCGGATCTGATCACCACGGCGAAGGGCATCGCCGGCGGCCTCCCGCTGGCCGCGGTGACGGGCCGCGCCGAGATCATGGACGCCGCGCACGCGGGCGGCCTGGGCGGCACCTACGGCGGCAACCCCGTCGCCTGCGCGGGCGCGCTGGGCGCGATCGAGACGATGAAGGAGCTCGACCTCAACGCCCGGGCGAAGGCGATCGAGACGACGATGAAGGCCCGTCTGGGCGCCATGGCCGAGAAGTTCGACATCATCGGTGACATCCGCGGCCGCGGCGCGATGATCGCCATCGAGCTGGTCGAGGACCGTACGACGAAGGAGCCGAACCCGTCGGCGACGGCCGCGCTGGCCAAGGCCTGCCACCAGGAGGGCCTGCTGGTCCTGACCTGTGGCACCTACGGCAACGTTCTGCGCTTCCTGCCGCCGCTGGTCATCGGCGAGGACCTGCTGAACGAGGGCCTCGACATCATCGAGCAGGCGTTCGCGCGCATCTGA
- a CDS encoding ATP-binding protein: MDSDGTQDARGTHANPVPRPAGPPEVPAVPPRPPAAPGMPPMPDGSAFLTWLRTPRPEAAPGMWRFGHRPRPEEEPEQIPTRQLLSGALIAFLVGWLVWSLLWNGYLGGWWVLPLELFTPDSWRHSNDRVGNAILWYGYYTLIAFAIMLVVGRLGRWGEIWRRFGPPAWSRAVPTPDRTPAPEQDPAEWPQLRAAGAAGAAERLAAEARAGLMRDVDHARITRAWQGVRSGRHSLATFTGAVLQEGAAACLHPSGARDLPTRLARHDLVTGQVRLGTTADDARNPYAYRGTGLGLDPDLLGTSLLAVGPAGSGKTGTVVRPLTESLCLHALAGRAAVVVVGAAGAGLGPADSYDVVVQIGNPESVYDLDLYGGAGDPDEAAAVLAEALVGDLAEPHQGGDTRRSTTVLAQLLGPFRAVHGRFPSVPELRQLLDGAPVPLAALRKGLEDAGQESLLRELDARERQMGHPGDVGGVLADRVALLDRPAFAGFFDTSGQSRPFSLKALDHPVRVRVDLPQRGHADASKMLARLVLAQFTASVAVRDDRSLFACLVLDDATGVVTPEAVRGIQRLRSGNAGVVLTLRTLDDVPRPLRGPLLGATGCRMALSGLTPWDGQDFAEVWGKEWIDATDVTDRQIIAETPAGKALHMVRRVITGKAPTARAVTVRQVERERWSASELAHGVPPGHAVLSLTNVKGEHAPPLLVDLRG, encoded by the coding sequence ATGGACAGCGACGGGACGCAGGACGCGCGGGGCACGCATGCGAACCCGGTGCCACGTCCGGCGGGGCCGCCGGAGGTGCCCGCGGTGCCGCCGCGGCCTCCCGCGGCACCGGGCATGCCGCCGATGCCGGACGGGTCGGCCTTCCTCACCTGGCTGCGGACCCCGCGCCCGGAGGCGGCACCGGGCATGTGGCGGTTCGGACACCGGCCCCGCCCCGAGGAGGAGCCCGAGCAGATCCCGACGCGGCAGCTGCTCAGCGGCGCGTTGATCGCGTTCCTGGTGGGCTGGCTGGTCTGGTCCCTGCTGTGGAACGGCTACCTCGGCGGCTGGTGGGTGCTGCCCCTGGAACTCTTCACCCCGGACTCGTGGCGGCACAGCAACGACCGTGTCGGCAACGCGATCCTCTGGTACGGCTACTACACCCTGATCGCCTTCGCGATCATGCTCGTCGTCGGCCGGCTCGGCCGCTGGGGCGAGATCTGGCGGCGCTTCGGCCCACCCGCCTGGAGCCGGGCCGTTCCGACGCCCGACCGAACCCCCGCCCCCGAGCAGGACCCCGCAGAATGGCCCCAGTTGCGGGCCGCCGGCGCCGCCGGCGCCGCCGAACGGCTCGCCGCCGAGGCCCGCGCCGGGCTGATGCGGGACGTCGACCACGCCCGGATCACCCGCGCCTGGCAGGGCGTACGCAGTGGCCGGCACAGTCTCGCCACCTTCACCGGCGCCGTGCTCCAGGAAGGCGCCGCCGCCTGTCTGCACCCCTCCGGCGCACGCGACCTGCCGACCCGACTCGCTCGCCACGACCTGGTCACCGGCCAGGTACGCCTGGGCACCACGGCCGACGACGCCCGCAACCCGTACGCCTACCGCGGCACCGGCCTCGGCCTCGATCCCGACCTGCTCGGCACCTCCCTGCTCGCCGTCGGACCGGCCGGCTCCGGCAAGACCGGGACCGTCGTGCGGCCGCTCACCGAGTCCCTGTGCCTGCACGCGCTCGCCGGCCGGGCGGCCGTCGTCGTGGTCGGCGCCGCGGGCGCGGGGCTCGGCCCGGCCGACTCGTACGACGTCGTCGTACAGATCGGGAATCCGGAGTCCGTCTACGACCTCGACCTGTACGGCGGGGCCGGCGACCCGGACGAGGCCGCGGCCGTGCTCGCCGAGGCGCTCGTCGGGGACCTCGCCGAACCTCACCAGGGCGGGGACACCCGCCGGTCCACCACCGTCCTCGCCCAGCTCCTCGGACCGTTCCGGGCGGTGCACGGACGCTTTCCGTCCGTCCCGGAACTGCGGCAGCTCCTCGACGGCGCTCCGGTGCCGCTGGCCGCGCTGCGCAAGGGGCTGGAGGACGCCGGGCAGGAGTCGCTGCTGCGCGAACTGGACGCGCGGGAGCGGCAGATGGGGCACCCGGGGGATGTCGGCGGGGTGCTCGCCGACCGGGTCGCGCTGCTCGACCGGCCGGCCTTCGCCGGGTTCTTCGACACCTCCGGACAGTCCCGGCCGTTCTCGCTGAAGGCACTGGACCACCCGGTGCGGGTGCGCGTCGACCTGCCCCAGCGCGGGCACGCCGACGCCTCGAAGATGCTGGCGCGGCTGGTACTGGCCCAGTTCACGGCGAGCGTCGCGGTACGGGACGACCGGTCGCTGTTCGCCTGCCTGGTGCTCGACGACGCGACCGGCGTGGTGACGCCCGAGGCGGTACGGGGCATCCAGCGGCTGCGGTCGGGCAACGCCGGGGTCGTGCTGACGCTGCGCACCCTGGACGACGTGCCGAGGCCGCTGCGCGGGCCGCTGCTCGGGGCCACCGGCTGCCGGATGGCGCTGTCCGGGCTCACCCCGTGGGACGGGCAGGACTTCGCCGAGGTGTGGGGCAAGGAGTGGATCGACGCCACGGACGTCACCGACCGGCAGATCATCGCGGAGACCCCGGCCGGCAAGGCGCTCCACATGGTCCGACGGGTGATCACCGGGAAGGCGCCGACCGCGCGGGCCGTGACCGTGCGGCAGGTCGAGCGGGAGCGGTGGTCCGCGTCCGAACTGGCGCACGGGGTGCCGCCGGGGCACGCGGTGCTGTCGCTGACGAACGTGAAGGGGGAGCACGCGCCGCCGCTGCTGGTGGACCTTCGGGGCTGA
- a CDS encoding PucR family transcriptional regulator, producing MPPTLASLVHHSALKLTVRAGGDRLDVPVRWAHPSELADPVPYMEGGELLLITALKLDAEDPEIMGSYVRRLVEAGVAGLGFAVGVNYEQTPKALVDAAEKEGLPLLEVPRRTPFLAISKAVSAAIAADQYRAVTAGFAAQRELTKQTLTDGPEGLLAALASEVDGWAALYDASGAVVATAPEWAGRRAARLTADVERLRERPAPASSVVGGPEHEDRVELHSLGTGRRPRAALAVGTAAALGTAERYAVHSAIALLTLTTERSRSLHAAEQRVGAAVLRMLLAGEPDHARAVAGDLYGELLDAPFRMIVAESASAASAARVQADSHPRVPLTKPTAATLAAADAQGDPLGSLTEVLESAAARAGESVLIVPQGDGEGERLVALAADRGAAVAACAEYATALEAAREGGDAVAEQAAGTGSGSASSAVSSSSSSSGTVGYDDELVVGMSAPAGPIAAAAAYKQAEQALSVARRRGWVCVEHEQMAAGSVVPLLADDAVKAFADGLLRALHDHDARGRGDLAASLRAWLSRHGQWDAAAADLGVHRHTLRYRMRRVEEILGRSLDDPDVRMELWLALKATSSE from the coding sequence ATGCCCCCGACGCTCGCCTCGCTCGTCCATCACTCCGCGCTCAAGCTGACCGTGCGTGCGGGTGGCGATCGCCTGGACGTCCCCGTCCGCTGGGCGCACCCCAGCGAGCTCGCCGATCCCGTGCCCTACATGGAGGGCGGGGAACTGCTGCTGATCACCGCGCTGAAGCTGGACGCCGAGGACCCGGAGATCATGGGGAGCTATGTGCGGCGGCTGGTCGAGGCCGGGGTCGCCGGACTCGGGTTCGCCGTCGGGGTCAACTACGAGCAGACGCCCAAGGCCCTGGTCGACGCGGCCGAGAAGGAGGGGCTGCCCCTGCTGGAAGTGCCGCGCCGCACCCCGTTCCTCGCCATCAGCAAGGCCGTCTCGGCGGCGATCGCGGCCGACCAGTACCGGGCGGTGACCGCGGGCTTCGCCGCGCAGCGCGAGTTGACCAAGCAGACCCTCACGGACGGCCCGGAGGGGCTGCTCGCCGCGCTCGCGTCCGAGGTGGACGGATGGGCGGCGCTCTACGACGCCTCGGGCGCCGTCGTCGCCACCGCGCCGGAGTGGGCGGGCCGACGGGCCGCCCGGCTGACCGCGGACGTCGAGCGGCTGCGGGAGCGGCCCGCCCCCGCCTCGTCGGTGGTGGGCGGCCCCGAGCACGAGGACCGGGTCGAACTGCACTCGCTGGGCACCGGCCGTCGGCCGCGGGCCGCGCTGGCCGTCGGCACGGCCGCGGCGCTCGGTACGGCCGAGCGGTACGCCGTCCACTCCGCCATCGCCCTGCTGACGCTCACCACGGAACGCTCGCGGTCCCTGCACGCGGCCGAGCAGCGGGTCGGGGCTGCGGTGCTGCGCATGCTGCTCGCCGGTGAGCCCGACCACGCCCGGGCGGTCGCCGGGGACCTGTACGGGGAGTTGCTCGACGCGCCCTTCCGGATGATCGTCGCCGAGTCGGCCTCCGCGGCGTCGGCCGCACGGGTGCAGGCGGACAGCCACCCGCGTGTGCCGCTCACCAAGCCGACGGCCGCGACGCTGGCCGCCGCCGACGCCCAGGGCGATCCGCTGGGGTCGCTCACCGAGGTCCTGGAGTCGGCGGCCGCGCGGGCCGGGGAGAGCGTGCTGATCGTGCCCCAGGGGGACGGCGAGGGGGAACGGCTGGTGGCGCTGGCCGCGGACCGGGGTGCGGCGGTGGCCGCGTGCGCGGAGTACGCGACGGCACTGGAGGCCGCGCGGGAGGGGGGCGACGCGGTGGCGGAGCAGGCTGCCGGCACGGGTTCCGGTTCCGCTTCCTCTGCCGTTTCCTCTTCCTCTTCTTCCTCCGGAACCGTCGGCTACGACGACGAGCTGGTCGTGGGGATGTCGGCGCCGGCCGGGCCGATCGCGGCCGCCGCCGCGTACAAGCAGGCCGAGCAGGCATTGTCGGTGGCCCGGCGGCGGGGATGGGTGTGTGTCGAGCACGAACAGATGGCGGCGGGGTCGGTCGTGCCGTTGCTCGCGGACGACGCGGTGAAGGCCTTCGCGGACGGCCTGCTGCGGGCCCTGCACGACCACGACGCCCGGGGCCGGGGGGACTTGGCCGCCTCCCTGCGGGCGTGGTTGTCGCGGCACGGGCAGTGGGACGCCGCCGCAGCGGACCTGGGGGTCCACCGGCACACGTTGCGGTACCGGATGCGGCGGGTGGAGGAGATCCTGGGCCGGTCGCTGGACGACCCGGACGTGCGCATGGAGTTGTGGCTGGCCCTGAAGGCGACGTCGTCGGAGTAG
- a CDS encoding aldehyde dehydrogenase family protein — MAATHAFWLAGRQATGDDTFAVTSPWDGRLVGEVAVPTDAQIEEAVAAAYAVREDFAATPAHVRAAALDHVSRRLAERTEEIAQLISGENGKPLKWARGEVGRAVSVFRFAAEEARRFNGGEAQRLDTDAGGQGRLALTRRFPKGVVLGIAPFNFPLNLCAHKIAPAIAAGAPIILKPAPATPLSGLVIGELLAETDLPAGSWSVLPVPNDRMPALVQDERLPVISFTGSEKVGYAIMDSVPRKHCTLELGGNGAAVVLGDYASDADLDWAATRIATFSNYQGGQSCISVQRVIADASVYDRLLPRVVAAVEAQVTGDPGDDKTDVGPLVSEDAAKRVEAWVREAVEAGAKLLTGGERDGASYAPTVLTDVPADTTISCEEVFGPVLTVRKVDGEAEAFAAVNDSKYGLQAGVFTHDLQTAFRAHRALEVGGVVIGDVPSYRADQMPYGGAKQSGVGREGVKFAMDDYTYERVLVLTGLAL, encoded by the coding sequence GTGGCGGCCACCCACGCCTTCTGGCTCGCCGGCCGCCAGGCCACCGGCGACGACACCTTCGCGGTCACCTCCCCGTGGGACGGCCGTCTCGTCGGCGAGGTCGCCGTACCGACCGACGCCCAGATCGAAGAGGCCGTGGCCGCCGCGTACGCCGTCCGCGAGGACTTCGCCGCCACCCCGGCCCACGTACGCGCCGCCGCCCTCGACCACGTCAGCAGGCGGCTCGCCGAGCGCACCGAGGAGATCGCCCAGCTGATCTCCGGCGAGAACGGCAAGCCGCTCAAGTGGGCGCGCGGCGAGGTCGGGCGGGCCGTCTCCGTCTTCCGGTTCGCGGCCGAGGAGGCCCGCCGGTTCAACGGCGGCGAGGCCCAGCGGCTCGACACCGACGCCGGCGGCCAGGGGCGCCTCGCCCTCACCCGGCGCTTCCCGAAGGGCGTCGTGCTCGGCATCGCGCCCTTCAACTTCCCGCTCAACCTGTGCGCCCACAAGATCGCCCCGGCCATCGCCGCCGGCGCGCCGATCATCCTGAAGCCGGCGCCCGCCACCCCGCTCTCCGGCCTGGTCATCGGCGAACTGCTGGCGGAGACGGACCTCCCGGCCGGTTCCTGGAGCGTCCTGCCCGTCCCGAACGACCGGATGCCCGCCCTCGTCCAGGACGAGCGGCTCCCCGTGATCTCCTTCACCGGTTCCGAGAAGGTCGGCTACGCGATCATGGACTCGGTGCCCCGCAAGCACTGCACCCTGGAGCTGGGCGGCAACGGCGCCGCCGTCGTCCTCGGCGACTACGCCTCCGACGCCGACCTCGACTGGGCCGCCACCCGTATCGCCACCTTCTCCAACTACCAGGGCGGCCAGTCCTGCATCTCCGTGCAGCGGGTGATCGCGGACGCCTCCGTGTACGACCGGCTCCTGCCGCGTGTCGTCGCCGCCGTCGAGGCCCAGGTCACCGGTGACCCGGGCGACGACAAGACCGACGTCGGGCCACTGGTCAGCGAGGACGCGGCGAAGCGGGTCGAGGCGTGGGTGCGGGAGGCCGTCGAGGCAGGGGCCAAGCTCCTCACCGGCGGCGAGCGGGACGGCGCCTCCTACGCGCCGACCGTCCTGACCGACGTACCGGCCGACACGACCATCTCCTGCGAGGAGGTGTTCGGACCCGTCCTCACGGTGCGGAAGGTGGACGGGGAGGCGGAGGCCTTCGCCGCCGTCAACGACTCCAAGTACGGCCTCCAGGCGGGCGTGTTCACCCACGACCTCCAGACAGCTTTCCGCGCCCACCGCGCGCTGGAGGTCGGAGGTGTCGTCATCGGCGACGTGCCGTCCTACCGCGCCGACCAGATGCCGTACGGCGGCGCCAAGCAGTCCGGGGTGGGCCGCGAGGGCGTGAAGTTCGCGATGGACGACTACACGTACGAGCGGGTCCTGGTGCTGACAGGCCTCGCGCTCTGA